The Pelodiscus sinensis isolate JC-2024 chromosome 24, ASM4963464v1, whole genome shotgun sequence genomic interval ttagtaaaccttcccgtaccccctattcaatacgaaaggaaataaattctagactctagaatccacaacttttttcactaacactactactttggaatatttcaattaggatcatctagttatttaccaaatattccccataccccCTTGAAAAACTTCTCAGGGGAATCCGTACCCCAGGTtaggaacccctgctctagacggtgcttggtcctgccgtgagggcaggggactggactcaatgatctctcgaggtcccttccagttctatcatTCTGTgattcacagcaagcctgttattttgggctcgctattccgacattccacaaggagtaagggacgtttctgAACagagggttatttcgaaatctgtccctgtgtagacagcacccaatgatgaaataagctgtttcgaaataagattgaaataagagacGCGATgtgtgtagctcaagttgcgtctCTCGTTCCGaactacggtgcagtgtagacatagcctggaaggCCTGGGCCTGGGACATTCTGGACTTTCATTTTGCAAGCAGAGAAAAGCTGTGCAATGTATCACCTGAAGGCTCAGAAGTCAGCTGGAAAAGAACTGCACCTTTGTTGTAAAACCTCatgcatttttcagaaaaaacaaggAGCCctcaatgcatctgatgaagtggggttgacccatgaaagctgatgcccagatcaatctgttcgtctctaaggtgctccgGGAGTCCTGGCTGTTTGCAGATAGAGACTAACACAGAGACCCCCtgagacatggggggggggggggggggggattcagacAATCTCAGGATTTTTAGAGCCTGACATTATTTTTGAGCCCTTCGGGTAGCTGATGCTGCTCCAGTGCCCTGACCCTATTGCTGCTTTCTCCAGATGGAGCTGGAGGATGGTACGAACACAGCCAGACTTTCAAGCATCCAACATTTCTGAGCTcttctggctctgtgcccccgtGGGCCTCATTCTCGTTTCCACTAAGGGCAACAGGGGCTTCTTTATGCGCCCAGAGTGGGGTTTAGGGGCCTTAGTATAAATGTGATGTAGGCCCTACATCGAGATCACTTCAcccagcactgaaatgcagccacctctggagtgacGCGCAGCAGTCACCCAACAGCAACACCATCCAATGGATCAGGGTGCAAGGTGAAGTGCCTCAAACCCAGCTGGTACTGCAGAGGAGACACAGCGGGGTGGAGTCCAATCCCTTGTCTTTCAAAGAGCAGCTGAATCATCCAAGACCTCAGAACCCCTGGAGATCAAACAGGTCCGTGCCCTTGCTGGGGTAGAGCTCacacttccctctccctcctctgccttccTTCATTTCACCCCtcttcagtccccctcccctccctttgcgCTCACCTGATCTCATTGTAGGaatcctccacttcctcctccgtCCACTTCCCTGCACTCTGATGGTGCAACCACAGTACCAGGGCCAGGAGCGCCAGCAGCACCAGCCCCATGCTCAGTGTGACGGTGACGCCCACCACGATGCCCAGCTTGTCCTGTGGGGCTGAAACACACCGACCCGAGGTCACCAGCGGCTTGGCTGCCCAGACGTCAGGCAGGAAAGGCGAACCAGCGGGGGCCGTGCTGGCTTTGTCAGCAGAGATGGGTGGGGGCTGGATTTTCATTTCATGGGAAATTCCtcatgtttgggggggggggtccggagCAGAAGGAAAATGAACCATTTCAACATCTCCCAGGCAATCACATCCCGGATGCCGTTGGGTCGATCGAAATGTTTCCTTCCCGTTTCAGTGTCTGAAAACGTTTCCTTTTGTGCTCCATTCTGACCCCAGGCATGACACACCGAACTGGAGAGCGTTTTGGAAATGCAAAGTCCGCGTGGAAAGAGCCAGCCTGGGGCATCTCAGCCGGCTCCACATGTGCTGCCAAGTTTCATTGCCCAGAGCGAAACAGAATTGAAATCGACGCATTTCGCCACCAATGCGTCAGCCCTGGCTGACAAGGTGCCTTCCCACAGATCCTCTCCAGCCGGGTCTTGTCACGAGCCACGTGGATTTAGAGATATAGAGGCTCGcttggcgggggaggaggcctcTCTGCtcttggcactccagcccccgctGCAAGCTGCTCTGATCTGATCTCGGTTTAGTGAGTCAGGAAAGGGCCCGACACCAGCGACAACGTGGGGTTATGCTGGGCAGCTGTCTCCAGCGTCTGGTCTGGCTTCCCAGCTGGGACCGGTTTGGTGTCCGTGAAGCCTATCGACGGGTCACTGGGCCAAGCTCTCTCCCTGACTCAGTTGGGCCAGATGGGCAAGGATGCTGCCTCTAGCCGCTGTTTGCcaaggaatgggtgacaggggagggatcacttgatgattccctgttctcttcactccctctggggcaccaggccttggccactgtcggacgacaggacactgggctcgaCGGACCCTCGTCTGGCTGCTCTTAGGACACGACCAAGCGTCCAATCAGTGCCCAGCATTTGACAAGCAGGAGGCACTCACCCAGGTGCACGCgcagctggagggagcaggagccggatCCCAGGGCGTTGGTGGCCGTGCAGCGGTAGAGGCCGGAGGTGGCGGCCGTCAGGTTCTGCAGGGTCAGCAGGGCCCGCCGCGCCTCTGCCCCGCCAGTGGGCGACGGAGGGGGAAAAACAAGGGAGTGGGTTacgccagggccagccccaggatAGCTAGAACCCAGGTCCCTCCAGGCCAAACACAGGGGCCTCGGCCACGTGGGTTTAAAGGGACAGCTCcccatgggggtggagggagatgcCCCTCCCCGTGGAGCCAGTAGCCGCTTGACGCCCCCCTGCCATCGGCTCCTTCAGCCACAGGATGCCCGTCGGGTGGCATGTGGCACACGTGTCATGTGGCCCCGGCCCCTGTGTGCACGCCCTAGGCAAGGCGGCACATGTACGGCTGGGGGCTCGTGCTCAGGGGCCGGCCGTCGCTCTGAGACCCAAACCCTGCTCCGGGGCCCACCCCCCCGCTCCGCTCCCAGTACCTGTGTAGCTGGTCACCAGGGGCTGCTTGTCGGGGGGGATCTTCTCCCAGGTGAAGGTGGGGGCGGGCTCGCCTTCCCGCACCCCGCAGGACAGGCGGAtgtcccccccttcctctccgctCCCCTCGCTGGAGCactcagggctggaggggggcactgCAGGGACACACACAAAGCCTGTGGGGGAGCTGCCATGGACGGGCATCTCCCTCCAGCAGCGGCTTggcctgcccagaccccacaacaGCTACCGAGAGCCTGGGGGTTGTTATCGCCCATcagagagctggggggtgggTTCACTCAGCTACAAAGAGCCACACACTCCGGTATGTACGCACACACACTGCATGGTACACACACTCGGCGTGCTTGcactctaacacacacacacccaatgcATGGTACACACATCCTCGGTGCAGAGGAACACACTGCATGTGCACTCACACATATGCCTAGAGTATGCACACAATAGCTAGACAAGTCAGATGAGTGCAaatcctgcacacacacacacacacacacacacacacacacacacacacacacacacactgacacaccgtcctgcccctcccatacacacacacatagcaaTCAGATCTAGGCACGCACACAGCTACAGGGGTCACCCCCAGACCTCACTCGCAGATGCATAGATGTAACACAGAGGCCCACAATGAAGTGTGCACAAAACACACAGCCAGACAGCTGCTCAGATATGTGTGCACATGCTAAGATGCAAACATGGGCCCAGGcaggaagcatacacacacacaaacacacaaacacacacacacatgctagcACTCACTCCCAGccacacagggacacacacacaaagacctcctcctccccaccacagtCAGACATTCCCCAAGCCCCACATACCCCAAGACACAGACGCACACACTAAGTGCCAAACACAGAGATAGACACACCCCCAAGACCCACACACAGTtggacccacacacacacatacagggtCTCCaggatctggggggggaggggagcgggtgtCAGCAGAGGGGAGTTGGGGCTTCCTCCACGTGGGGGCGGGACGTACCAAGCACGGTGAGCTGAATGACCCCGATGTTGGGCATGTCCCTGTCGGGCGGGTTCATGACGCTGCACTGGTACGTCCCGCTGTCCGAGCTGCGTGTCTTGTTGAGGAAGATGGTGGCGCTCTGGGTGGGCGAGAAGGCAAAGCCCACGCGGCCCGTGTACTGGGACAGGCTCTC includes:
- the LOC102452457 gene encoding immunoglobulin superfamily member 11-like isoform X2, with amino-acid sequence MGTVKVSVGAASIQVVRGGNALLPCTFHTTASLSRLNIIWTVTPLAEPDHPQQVLAYEQGEVVESLSQYTGRVGFAFSPTQSATIFLNKTRSSDSGTYQCSVMNPPDRDMPNIGVIQLTVLVPPSSPECSSEGSGEEGGDIRLSCGVREGEPAPTFTWEKIPPDKQPLVTSYTEARRALLTLQNLTAATSGLYRCTATNALGSGSCSLQLRVHLAPQDKLGIVVGVTVTLSMGLVLLALLALVLWLHHQSAGKWTEEEVEDSYNEIRVDSLSPRRLIVAKSLSSDIPTASPAAKPLWVFSSSTPNTRYAERQRGLGDGRQAAPPRGPARAASWGRSSSSSSSGSSHLSEEGARPGSEAEEPAWRPSDHSESAPAQALPPKLPGFLV